One Desulfobulbus propionicus DSM 2032 DNA segment encodes these proteins:
- a CDS encoding hemerythrin domain-containing protein — MQATDELRKEHHGIQLMLQVLGVLGRKLGANEPVEQAHLDRMMEFFTVFVDHCHHGKEEEYLFPALEAVGVPREGGPIGVMLNEHARGRVLVVGMQEALSALRAGDAAAKAAFASIAEEYQTLLLQHIDKENSVLFVLAADKLDGNKDAELFQAFERLEEERIGQGTHEQFHAFLEQMVRLYLR, encoded by the coding sequence ATGCAAGCGACCGATGAATTGCGCAAGGAACATCACGGTATTCAGCTGATGTTGCAGGTGCTCGGCGTCCTTGGGCGCAAACTGGGCGCCAACGAGCCGGTCGAGCAGGCCCATCTCGACCGCATGATGGAGTTTTTCACCGTGTTCGTCGATCACTGCCACCACGGGAAGGAAGAAGAGTATCTCTTTCCTGCCCTGGAGGCGGTCGGTGTCCCCCGGGAAGGCGGTCCGATCGGCGTTATGTTGAACGAACATGCGCGCGGGCGGGTGCTGGTCGTCGGCATGCAAGAGGCCTTGAGCGCGCTGCGCGCAGGCGATGCCGCGGCCAAGGCAGCCTTCGCGTCGATAGCCGAGGAATACCAAACACTTTTGCTTCAGCATATCGACAAGGAAAATTCGGTCCTGTTCGTGTTGGCGGCCGACAAGCTGGACGGCAACAAGGACGCGGAACTTTTTCAGGCCTTTGAGCGCTTGGAAGAGGAGCGAATCGGCCAGGGCACCCATGAGCAGTTCCACGCCTTTCTCGAACAGATGGTTCGGCTGTACCTGCGCTGA
- a CDS encoding GNAT family N-acetyltransferase yields MELDIRLNCLDVDWATVAATLKSVGMAHFPPEVHKKSFEASHATVFVRNKGRLVGFGRAISDGIRQAAVYDVAVVPEYQGQGIGTVILRTILGNVPNCNVILYASPGKEDFYRTLGFRRMQTGMALFTNPELMAEKGFTE; encoded by the coding sequence ATGGAATTGGACATACGTTTGAACTGCCTCGATGTGGACTGGGCAACTGTCGCCGCAACTCTCAAAAGCGTCGGGATGGCGCATTTTCCGCCCGAGGTGCACAAAAAATCGTTTGAAGCCAGTCATGCCACCGTCTTTGTCCGGAACAAGGGCCGGCTCGTCGGCTTTGGCCGGGCCATTTCCGATGGGATTCGCCAGGCCGCGGTCTATGATGTCGCGGTGGTTCCCGAATATCAAGGGCAGGGGATCGGCACGGTGATCCTGCGAACTATCCTGGGGAATGTGCCAAATTGCAATGTCATTTTGTATGCATCCCCCGGCAAGGAGGATTTTTATCGCACCCTCGGGTTTCGGCGGATGCAAACGGGCATGGCCCTGTTCACGAACCCCGAGTTGATGGCGGAGAAGGGATTCACCGAATAG
- a CDS encoding L-lactate permease produces the protein MSPLLLTLLPIAVILILLLFYRKAADISGVIGWLVISLVAWAGFHTSVEVILRSTAAGLIRSFSVSLIVATSLLQMAIMERTGALRRITIFIKTIASGNRAVQIMMINIGFGTLMVAVGATPVSILPPILVAMGYSTYVAIALPAIGYDSLCTYALLGAPLVVFVDIANHFLGNGHEIALHQAGMIFAHFLPLVSTLIGFCMLWIAGRWKAVRRGWLPCLISGAVIGVVSSFTNRYDNLVVVTGVLCGMAVIVAMGVYLLVTGRPILDRRHLTAEELALAKRYPLWRAVMPWAMLVVLILVLNVPQDLFNWLYRTMKLPIMGLTADGRPLDTRALWQAYTWILVSTLLALPFLRATGGQLREALAIWLKRAPRPVFAAAIFFAIGEIMNMSGYDMATRTYAVPSMVKVLADNSAALFQGAYGQVVAFIGLFGGFLTGSEASTIAMFAKYTMSTARNLNLSLDGLLIVTAGLAFGGGLASVVSPAKLQNAAASIDRIGDEGVVIRVAFVFALLLTLITSVFVVLLLLVKGQYAA, from the coding sequence ATGTCCCCCCTGTTGTTGACCCTGCTGCCCATTGCCGTCATTCTCATCCTTCTTCTGTTCTATCGCAAGGCCGCCGACATCAGCGGCGTCATCGGCTGGCTGGTGATCTCGCTGGTCGCCTGGGCCGGATTTCACACCTCGGTCGAGGTCATTCTTCGCTCGACCGCGGCCGGTCTCATTCGCTCCTTTTCCGTGTCGTTGATCGTGGCCACCTCCTTGCTGCAGATGGCCATCATGGAGCGAACCGGGGCGCTGCGGCGGATCACCATTTTCATCAAGACCATTGCCAGCGGCAACCGGGCGGTGCAGATCATGATGATCAACATTGGCTTCGGCACCCTGATGGTGGCCGTCGGCGCCACCCCTGTCTCGATTCTGCCGCCGATTCTGGTGGCCATGGGATACTCCACCTATGTGGCCATTGCCCTGCCGGCCATTGGCTACGATTCGCTGTGCACCTACGCCCTGTTGGGCGCCCCACTTGTGGTTTTTGTCGATATCGCCAACCATTTTTTGGGCAACGGGCATGAGATTGCCCTCCACCAGGCCGGCATGATCTTTGCCCATTTTCTGCCGCTGGTGTCGACCCTGATCGGCTTTTGCATGCTGTGGATCGCCGGCCGCTGGAAGGCGGTGCGCCGGGGATGGCTCCCTTGCCTGATCAGCGGCGCTGTGATCGGTGTCGTCTCCTCCTTCACCAACCGCTACGACAACCTGGTGGTGGTGACCGGGGTGCTCTGCGGCATGGCGGTTATTGTGGCCATGGGCGTTTATCTGCTGGTCACCGGGCGGCCGATTCTCGATCGGCGGCATCTGACGGCCGAGGAACTCGCCTTGGCCAAACGGTATCCGCTGTGGCGGGCGGTCATGCCGTGGGCCATGCTCGTCGTCCTGATCCTGGTGCTCAATGTGCCGCAGGATCTATTCAACTGGCTGTACCGGACCATGAAACTGCCCATCATGGGGCTGACAGCCGATGGCCGGCCGCTGGACACCCGGGCGCTCTGGCAGGCCTACACCTGGATCCTGGTCAGCACCCTGTTGGCGCTTCCCTTTTTGCGGGCCACCGGCGGACAGCTCCGCGAGGCACTGGCGATCTGGCTCAAGCGGGCGCCGCGGCCGGTCTTTGCCGCCGCCATCTTTTTCGCGATCGGCGAGATCATGAACATGTCGGGTTATGACATGGCCACCCGGACCTATGCCGTGCCGAGCATGGTCAAGGTGCTGGCCGATAATTCGGCGGCACTGTTTCAGGGGGCCTACGGCCAGGTGGTCGCCTTTATCGGTCTGTTTGGCGGATTTCTGACCGGCAGCGAGGCCTCGACCATTGCCATGTTTGCCAAATACACCATGTCCACCGCCCGGAATCTGAACCTTTCCCTGGATGGCTTGCTCATCGTCACCGCCGGACTGGCGTTTGGCGGCGGGCTTGCCAGCGTGGTTTCGCCGGCAAAGCTGCAGAACGCGGCCGCCTCCATCGACCGGATCGGTGACGAAGGCGTGGTGATCAGGGTTGCCTTTGTCTTTGCTCTCCTGCTGACGCTGATCACCTCTGTGTTTGTGGTGCTGCTCCTTTTGGTGAAAGGACAGTACGCCGCATGA
- a CDS encoding NifB/NifX family molybdenum-iron cluster-binding protein, which translates to MNIALTTTGSTLDSAVTDEFARALYLLLVNVETMTCIPIEHTMSPGSDCELARIVLTHRCEAIITGTLTEAAFAILADDGVTRYRARNMTAREALDAMERRELDLIRNADGSGACSGSHHH; encoded by the coding sequence ATGAATATTGCCCTAACGACAACCGGTTCCACGCTCGACAGCGCGGTGACTGATGAATTTGCCCGCGCACTTTATTTGCTCCTTGTCAATGTCGAAACCATGACCTGCATTCCCATCGAACATACCATGTCCCCTGGTTCTGACTGTGAACTGGCCCGGATCGTCTTAACTCATCGTTGCGAAGCGATTATCACCGGCACATTGACCGAGGCGGCCTTTGCCATCCTCGCTGACGACGGGGTGACCCGCTATCGGGCAAGAAACATGACCGCACGGGAGGCTTTGGACGCAATGGAAAGAAGAGAGCTGGATCTGATTCGCAATGCGGACGGCTCGGGTGCATGTTCGGGAAGCCATCATCATTGA
- a CDS encoding lactate utilization protein, with product MDTWQTAFWQLRLAQCKSALEKNHFEVFIAQHCDEARTLFLDAILPKLTVRSASWADSMSLHATAILDALRQMPSINLIETFAPGVPREELIERRRQALLVDLFLTGTNAVTETGELVNLDMIGNRVGAITFGPRTVVLVIGRNKLVQTVQHAMDRIKSYSAPMNAIRHTGWKMPCVKTSFCMDCNSPDRICNTWTITQKSHPKGRIKIILVNEDLGL from the coding sequence ATGGATACCTGGCAAACCGCTTTTTGGCAGCTGCGGCTCGCCCAGTGCAAGAGCGCCCTGGAAAAGAATCATTTCGAGGTCTTCATCGCCCAACATTGCGACGAGGCGAGAACGCTCTTTCTCGATGCCATCTTGCCGAAGCTGACCGTCCGATCCGCCTCCTGGGCGGACTCGATGAGCCTGCACGCCACCGCCATCCTCGATGCGCTGCGGCAAATGCCCTCCATCAACCTGATCGAGACCTTTGCCCCGGGCGTGCCGCGAGAAGAACTGATCGAGCGGCGGCGGCAGGCCCTGCTGGTGGATCTGTTCCTCACCGGCACCAACGCGGTGACCGAAACAGGGGAACTGGTCAACCTGGACATGATCGGCAACCGGGTCGGCGCGATCACCTTCGGCCCACGGACGGTGGTCCTGGTCATCGGCCGCAACAAGCTGGTGCAAACCGTGCAGCACGCCATGGACCGGATCAAGTCCTACAGCGCGCCGATGAACGCCATCCGCCACACTGGCTGGAAAATGCCGTGCGTCAAAACCTCCTTCTGCATGGATTGCAACAGTCCGGACCGCATTTGCAACACCTGGACCATTACCCAGAAATCCCACCCCAAAGGCAGGATCAAGATCATTCTGGTCAACGAGGACCTCGGGCTCTAA
- a CDS encoding DUF488 domain-containing protein, whose translation MPQAPIDHPKPRITLKRVYDPVGPDDGVRVLVDRVWPRGVGRDKLKADQWLREVAPSDQLRTWFHHDPDKWEEFKARYTAELRAKPEITNLLLELARERGLTLLFAARDIQHNQAVALKEYLLFRANTDTKGEDDASDR comes from the coding sequence ATGCCTCAAGCGCCGATCGATCATCCCAAACCGCGTATCACCCTCAAGCGGGTATACGATCCCGTTGGACCGGACGACGGGGTACGTGTTCTGGTGGACCGCGTCTGGCCGCGGGGCGTCGGAAGGGACAAGCTCAAGGCGGATCAGTGGCTGCGCGAGGTTGCACCCAGCGATCAGCTGCGCACATGGTTCCATCACGACCCAGATAAATGGGAAGAGTTCAAGGCCCGCTACACAGCCGAGCTGCGTGCCAAACCCGAGATAACCAACCTTCTGCTCGAACTGGCCAGGGAGCGGGGACTCACCCTGCTCTTCGCCGCGCGGGACATCCAGCACAATCAGGCCGTTGCCTTGAAGGAGTATCTGCTGTTTCGAGCAAACACCGACACCAAAGGAGAAGACGATGCAAGCGACCGATGA
- a CDS encoding NlpC/P60 family N-terminal domain-containing protein, with the protein MNRLLSTWLIAAVTLALFIWAVSLLHWDRPSPRQRASSPEKATCPQTLATSTTINDLQTIPQDIGPFAAVFKQTMRADEQRQAARQFHQQYFTPWTTTAPLFETTTVAEGVRQLAAQTWYGENRLIVEPTRMQHLLALADLERFPSMNQLGIAIKPSFIRILPTMRPFYETPDDVPFDHLQFAEIKPNEPVRLLHATTDGAWLYIETSYANGWVDPEAIRLVDESVRNRLANAPQLVVVRDYSSIQTTQSKILPQPKIGTLYPLVKEEADHWLVDVAVVGDDQHATLATARIAKNDARRHPLPLNSENVTLIGNELLKTDYGWGELYRNRDCSATTRDFFLAFGIWLPRNSYKQITSGPFVPLAGLSTSDKELRIREQGIPFRTLLHHKGHIMLYVGLHNSKPVILHTAWGLAYRPTNCPEQKFIIGRTIVSTLEAGKELSLSKGTTLDRLDGMLLLPVPDKEHAQRNQPSAAGVK; encoded by the coding sequence ATGAACCGCTTGCTCAGCACCTGGTTGATTGCCGCCGTAACCCTGGCGCTCTTCATCTGGGCCGTCTCACTATTGCATTGGGATCGACCGTCTCCGCGGCAGCGCGCCTCGTCTCCCGAAAAAGCGACCTGTCCGCAGACGCTTGCGACCAGTACCACGATCAACGATTTGCAGACCATCCCCCAGGACATCGGTCCATTCGCCGCGGTGTTCAAGCAAACCATGCGTGCCGATGAGCAGCGCCAGGCAGCGCGGCAATTTCATCAGCAATATTTTACTCCATGGACAACGACCGCACCACTTTTCGAGACCACGACAGTGGCCGAGGGGGTCAGGCAGCTCGCCGCACAAACATGGTATGGGGAGAATCGGCTGATCGTTGAGCCAACCCGCATGCAGCATCTCTTGGCTCTTGCTGACTTGGAGCGTTTTCCTTCCATGAATCAATTGGGGATCGCGATCAAACCCTCGTTCATCCGAATCCTGCCCACCATGAGGCCGTTTTACGAAACCCCGGACGACGTTCCCTTTGACCATCTCCAGTTCGCAGAAATCAAGCCCAACGAACCTGTTCGCCTCCTGCATGCAACCACGGATGGCGCTTGGTTGTACATCGAAACGTCCTATGCCAACGGGTGGGTGGATCCCGAGGCCATCAGGCTGGTCGATGAATCGGTGCGAAACCGGTTGGCCAATGCACCGCAACTCGTTGTCGTCAGGGACTATTCATCGATTCAGACCACACAGAGCAAGATCTTGCCCCAGCCGAAAATCGGCACCCTCTACCCATTGGTGAAGGAAGAGGCCGATCATTGGCTGGTCGATGTGGCGGTAGTTGGCGACGATCAACATGCCACCCTCGCCACAGCGCGCATCGCCAAGAATGACGCCCGCCGCCATCCGTTGCCGCTCAACTCCGAAAATGTGACGCTCATCGGCAACGAACTCCTCAAAACCGACTACGGCTGGGGCGAGCTGTACCGAAACCGCGACTGCTCGGCCACCACCAGAGACTTCTTCCTTGCCTTCGGCATCTGGTTGCCGCGCAATTCGTACAAACAGATTACTTCAGGCCCGTTTGTGCCGCTGGCGGGTCTCTCCACCAGCGACAAGGAACTCCGCATCCGAGAGCAGGGCATCCCCTTTCGAACCCTTCTCCATCATAAAGGCCATATCATGCTGTACGTGGGTCTCCACAACAGCAAGCCGGTCATCTTGCATACCGCCTGGGGGCTGGCCTACAGGCCCACCAACTGCCCCGAGCAGAAATTCATCATCGGCAGGACCATTGTAAGCACCTTGGAGGCTGGCAAGGAATTGTCCTTGTCAAAAGGGACGACCCTTGACCGACTGGACGGGATGCTCCTGCTCCCTGTGCCCGATAAAGAACACGCCCAACGGAATCAGCCGAGTGCAGCGGGTGTAAAATGA
- a CDS encoding DUF1566 domain-containing protein: protein MSSSTPFSNRWFGCTCADSETGIPPISRANASNDMLHVLHTGQTRCYNASGQEIDCSGSGQDGEFLRGAPWPSPRFTVRGDVAVDQLTGLTWTLDATIGGFPCTWLEAFEQIDELNRQQYGGHGDWRLPNRNELRSLMSYQAKKPALPEDHPFVHPFLGWYWSSTTAAINPAYAWAVHLEGARMFYSRKDQASLFWPVRGTGNGLLPQTGQRRCFDVQGREMNGSGSGQDGALRLGAPWPIPRFSVAGEVVHDHLTNLWWAKHADLRGEPIAWQQALESVAAWKRERAGDGRQWRLPTINELASLVDCAACSPALPADHPFTGLEDGYWSSTTSFFETDWAWVLYLGKGACGVGYKPGKTFAVWPVGLAAGTP, encoded by the coding sequence ATGAGCAGTTCCACGCCTTTCTCGAACAGATGGTTCGGCTGTACCTGCGCTGACAGCGAAACCGGCATTCCGCCCATTTCCCGCGCTAACGCCTCGAACGACATGCTGCATGTGCTGCACACCGGCCAGACCCGTTGTTACAACGCAAGCGGTCAGGAGATCGACTGTTCCGGCAGCGGCCAGGACGGCGAATTTCTCCGGGGCGCGCCGTGGCCGTCACCCCGCTTCACCGTGCGGGGCGATGTGGCGGTCGATCAACTGACCGGCCTGACCTGGACGCTCGATGCCACTATCGGCGGTTTTCCCTGCACCTGGCTGGAGGCCTTTGAACAGATCGACGAGTTGAATCGGCAACAGTATGGCGGGCATGGGGACTGGCGCCTGCCCAACCGCAACGAGTTGCGCAGCCTGATGAGCTATCAGGCGAAAAAGCCGGCCCTGCCCGAGGACCACCCCTTTGTTCACCCTTTTCTCGGCTGGTACTGGTCATCGACCACCGCCGCCATCAATCCGGCCTATGCCTGGGCCGTGCATCTCGAAGGGGCGCGGATGTTTTACAGTCGCAAGGACCAAGCCTCTTTGTTCTGGCCGGTGCGTGGAACAGGCAACGGGCTGCTTCCCCAAACCGGGCAGCGGCGCTGTTTTGATGTCCAGGGCCGGGAAATGAACGGGAGCGGCAGCGGCCAGGACGGTGCCTTGCGCCTCGGAGCCCCCTGGCCCATTCCCCGATTTAGTGTTGCCGGGGAGGTGGTGCACGATCACCTGACCAACCTGTGGTGGGCGAAACATGCCGATCTGCGGGGAGAGCCGATTGCCTGGCAACAGGCCCTTGAGTCGGTTGCCGCCTGGAAGCGGGAGCGTGCCGGCGACGGACGGCAATGGCGGTTGCCGACCATCAACGAACTGGCTTCCCTGGTGGACTGCGCTGCCTGTTCCCCTGCCCTGCCCGCCGACCATCCCTTCACCGGACTGGAGGATGGTTATTGGTCCTCCACCACCAGCTTTTTTGAAACCGACTGGGCCTGGGTGCTGTATCTCGGCAAGGGAGCCTGCGGGGTTGGTTACAAACCCGGCAAGACCTTTGCCGTCTGGCCGGTTGGTCTTGCCGCCGGCACACCATGA
- a CDS encoding Tex family protein translates to MHCYPKTIADELGIRPAQVETVAALLDDGATIPFIARYRKEATGCLDELQLAAIRDRRIELAEVDKRRSAILASLDERGILDAALRQAVNAAADLAALEDIYLPYRPKRRTRAQIAREKGLEPLAALLHGQKTQPIEVEAFVNPEQEVATVEEALSGARDIIAEWISEDAAIRARLRDIFRHKAVITSTVVKNQEESGATFRDYFQWREPVGKAAGHRLLAMFRGEQAKVLSLSFRPPENEALTILHRCVVRANGFAGQQVTLAVDDSYKRLLAPSLENELRTQLKKQADQEAIAVFADNLRELLLAPPLGQKRTMALDPGFRTGAKLVCLGEQGQLLDWTTIYPTLSRAQQEEAAQTVLRLCRRYRIEAIAIGNGTASRETEAFVRGLDLPSEVVVTLVDERGASVYSASEVARAEFPDHDITVRGAVSIGRRLQDPLAELVKLDPKAIGVGQYQHDVQQKALKQSLDDVVVSCVNRVGVEVNSASKELLAYVSGLGGTLAANILAYRREKGPFTDRRQLLHVPRLGRKAFEQCAGFLRIHDAANPLDRSGVHPERYGIVEQMARECGCTISALMEEEHRRQRIQLDRYVQDGIGLPTLEDILAELGKPGRDPRRSFAAFAFAPGIERLEDLREGMRLPGIVTNVTKFGAFVDIGVHQDGLVHISQLADRYVKDPAEVVKVRQQVQVRVLEVDVKRRRIGLSLRATPADLSSVTDSSRTNDNG, encoded by the coding sequence ATGCACTGCTACCCAAAGACCATCGCCGATGAACTCGGCATACGACCCGCGCAGGTGGAGACCGTTGCCGCCCTGCTCGATGATGGCGCGACCATTCCGTTCATCGCCCGCTATCGCAAGGAGGCCACGGGGTGCCTCGATGAGCTGCAACTCGCCGCGATTCGCGATCGGCGGATCGAATTGGCCGAGGTGGACAAGCGGCGCTCGGCCATTCTCGCTTCCCTGGACGAGCGGGGAATCCTGGATGCGGCCTTGCGCCAGGCCGTCAACGCCGCCGCTGATCTGGCCGCCCTTGAAGATATCTATCTGCCATATCGGCCCAAGCGAAGAACCCGGGCGCAGATCGCCAGGGAAAAGGGCCTGGAGCCCCTGGCAGCACTGCTCCATGGTCAGAAGACGCAACCCATCGAGGTTGAAGCCTTTGTCAACCCCGAACAGGAGGTGGCCACGGTCGAGGAGGCGTTGAGTGGTGCCCGCGACATCATCGCCGAATGGATCAGTGAAGATGCCGCCATCCGTGCCCGGCTCCGGGACATTTTTCGGCATAAAGCCGTGATCACCTCGACCGTGGTCAAGAACCAGGAAGAAAGCGGCGCTACGTTCAGGGATTATTTTCAGTGGCGGGAACCCGTGGGCAAGGCGGCCGGCCATCGGCTGCTGGCCATGTTCCGGGGGGAACAGGCAAAGGTGTTGAGTCTTTCCTTTCGTCCCCCTGAAAACGAGGCGTTGACGATCCTGCATCGCTGTGTTGTCCGTGCCAATGGCTTTGCCGGCCAGCAGGTGACCCTGGCTGTTGACGACAGTTACAAGCGGTTGCTCGCTCCCTCGCTGGAAAATGAACTGCGGACGCAGCTGAAGAAACAGGCTGACCAGGAGGCGATCGCGGTGTTTGCCGACAACCTCCGCGAATTGTTGCTCGCCCCGCCCCTGGGACAAAAGCGGACCATGGCCCTGGATCCCGGGTTTCGCACCGGCGCGAAGCTGGTTTGTCTGGGCGAACAGGGCCAATTGCTCGATTGGACCACCATTTACCCCACGCTTTCCCGCGCGCAGCAGGAGGAAGCGGCGCAAACCGTGCTCCGGCTCTGCCGTCGCTACCGCATCGAGGCCATTGCCATCGGCAACGGCACGGCGAGCCGCGAGACCGAAGCCTTTGTCCGCGGCCTGGACCTGCCGTCAGAGGTGGTGGTCACCCTGGTCGATGAACGCGGCGCTTCCGTGTATTCCGCTTCCGAGGTCGCCCGCGCCGAATTTCCCGACCACGATATCACGGTGCGGGGCGCCGTTTCCATTGGCCGGCGGCTACAGGACCCGTTGGCCGAACTGGTCAAGCTCGATCCGAAGGCCATAGGCGTGGGGCAGTATCAGCACGATGTTCAGCAGAAAGCGCTCAAACAGAGCCTCGATGACGTGGTCGTCAGCTGCGTGAACAGGGTTGGCGTCGAGGTGAACAGTGCCAGCAAGGAGTTGCTTGCCTATGTCTCCGGGTTGGGGGGAACCCTGGCGGCCAACATCCTTGCCTACCGTCGGGAAAAGGGGCCGTTCACCGACCGGCGGCAACTGTTGCACGTACCCCGGCTCGGCAGGAAGGCCTTTGAGCAGTGCGCCGGTTTCTTGCGCATCCACGACGCCGCAAATCCCCTGGATCGCTCGGGGGTGCATCCCGAACGCTACGGCATCGTCGAACAAATGGCCAGGGAGTGCGGCTGTACGATCTCCGCGCTGATGGAAGAGGAACACCGGCGCCAACGCATCCAGCTCGATCGGTATGTCCAGGACGGGATCGGGCTGCCGACCCTGGAGGATATTCTAGCCGAACTCGGCAAACCGGGCCGCGATCCGCGACGATCCTTTGCCGCCTTTGCCTTTGCTCCGGGAATCGAGCGGCTGGAGGATTTGCGGGAGGGCATGCGCCTGCCCGGTATCGTCACCAATGTGACCAAGTTCGGTGCTTTTGTGGATATCGGCGTTCATCAGGACGGCCTTGTCCATATCAGTCAGTTGGCCGACCGGTATGTCAAGGATCCGGCGGAAGTGGTCAAGGTCCGCCAGCAGGTGCAGGTGCGCGTGCTGGAGGTGGATGTCAAGCGAAGGCGGATCGGGTTGTCGCTGCGCGCCACCCCTGCCGATCTGTCGAGCGTGACGGATTCATCGAGAACAAACGATAATGGTTAG